The Sesamum indicum cultivar Zhongzhi No. 13 linkage group LG2, S_indicum_v1.0, whole genome shotgun sequence genome contains a region encoding:
- the LOC105156547 gene encoding uncharacterized protein LOC105156547: MAETQQKRLREESHVSESLEFDDSNSNSKRQKPYTNILSLLDEEEEEEQPSQDLSAIFTTLQQELSSSPSSDSAAYDFDYTSFTAAEQEGTPHQQPTAAPSTSAVCADEDEGVKSVMRHLLEASDDELGIPNTEDNCNVVISSDENFPFAFAADDGLWEFDDVAANYYTMLQTELFM, from the coding sequence ATGGCAGAAACTCAACAAAAACGCCTTAGAGAAGAATCCCATGTCTCAGAAAGTCTAGAGTTTGACGACtcaaactcaaactcaaaGCGCCAAAAGCCCTACACCAACATACTCTCTCTTCTTGacgaagaagaggaagaggaacaGCCAAGCCAAGACTTGTCCGCCATATTCACAACCCTTCAGCAAGAACTCTCCTCTTCCCCCAGCTCCGACTCCGCCGCATATGACTTCGACTATACGTCGTTCACGGCGGCGGAGCAGGAGGGGACTCCCCACCAGCAACCCACCGCTGCCCCCTCCACATCCGCCGTGTGTGCTGATGAAGACGAGGGCGTAAAATCAGTTATGAGACATCTCCTTGAAGCCTCGGATGATGAGCTTGGGATCCCAAACACAGAGGATAATTGCAATGTGGTAATAAGCTCGGATGAAAACTTTCCGTTTGCTTTTGCTGCTGATGATGGGCTTTGGGAATTTGACGATGTTGCCGCTAATTACTATACTATGCTGCAGACGGAACTTTTTATGTAG